A stretch of the Ischnura elegans chromosome 5, ioIscEleg1.1, whole genome shotgun sequence genome encodes the following:
- the LOC124158957 gene encoding uncharacterized protein LOC124158957 isoform X2 translates to MCCSTFLRRILLCVVVVTPGLLASDTEIQVAQSVLAHHDTPSAFHSTNDNPESVTTDDAVHTLEERGTSEGLPQTQMMERRMDHHEVTHGTHLNPQYYHGKNLGKYYDCALQGPWKPIHVNYPERAPSADGGGGAHSIIQHHHNHPPTNHHLHDQIPVLKNHGGNAFGTNYVEEWDQRLKEVLQGAPLRTHGGGGHRGVAIDVGHSHHHGGGPTFGSVTGGYKVAPGGFGGGDGGPFGVWEDLPEDHLTADIIHGHHKGAKGVKGVDSFLADFPYEFESSKLPEWINEQPYDGSASNDKPFGGFIQGPVKGEGEYPGQNAFDDAVKNVGDIRYTHAIFGLVDPEANEGDDHREGAASQGYHGDSDGGHGEETEGDYHHGGASSEEEEHSGANPQGHAAPAGGGGAFRTGEGYAVEEVQSDEGAEQPNPSGDYASGSAVDGLETDGDFNEGKTGDFIAPNAVEQHQPQPSGQSSQSGTQHGGGNDVQVVTHPFQDGILGGIGGHHIQAPQGIHQYDPTLPRCPYAHGGPVLPHAVSVSNVIHSLPYDEGLQTNHLQFMMPPKLQHHVKLGSVLPMQQYEVHENQEESENKETVVDGQGRPNRIPQGYRGGERPLSDASAASIPQHGSAGVGFAEANKVVDGFPPKEGGDDFLRPPPLLVTDHYVKGSGNFKGFSDGRRKRRPVGRPSSHSGMPYAALFKRPPPLMMRTRPMFRGPVKRVSYS, encoded by the exons ATGTGTTGTTCAACTTTCCTCAGGAGGATTCTCCTCTGCGTGGTGGTCGTG acaccTGGCTTATTGGCATCGGATACTGAAATCCAAGTGGCACAGTCAGTGTTGGCACACCACGATACCCCATCGGCATTCCATTCAACAAATGA CAACCCTGAAAGTGTGACAACAGATGATGCGGTTCACACCCTCGAGGAGAGAGGTACTTCAGAAGGACTTCCGCAAACCCAAATGATGGAGAGGAGGATGGACCATCACGAGGTGACACATGGG acaCACCTGAACCCACAGTATTACCATGGGAAGAACTTGGGAAAATATTACGATTGCGCTCTGCAAG GTCCGTGGAAACCAATCCATGTGAACTACCCGGAACGGGCTCCCTCAGCTGATGGTGGTGGAGGTGCTCACAGTATCATCCAACACCATCATAACCACCCACCTACTAACCACCATCTCCATGATCAAATTCCTGTGCTGAAAAACCACGGAGGAAATGCGTTCGGCACCAATTACGTGGAGGAGTGGGACCAGAGATTGAAAGAAGTCCTCCAAGGCGCCCCCCTGAGGACCCACGGTGGTGGTGGCCACAGGGGCGTCGCGATAGACGTTGGGCATTCTCATCATCACGGAGGAGGCCCAACGTTCGGGTCGGTCACTGGCGGCTACAAGGTGGCCCCTGGCGGCTTTGGCGGAGGTGACGGCGGTCCTTTTGGGGTTTGGGAGGACCTTCCTGAGGACCACCTCACGGCAGACATTATCCACGGTCACCACAAGGGTGCGAAAGGTGTAAAGGGTGTTGATTCCTTCCTAGCGGATTTCCCTTACGAATTCGAAAGTTCCAAATTGCCCGAATGGATCAATGAGCAGCCGTACGACGGATCCGCTAGCAACGACAAGCCATTCGGCGGCTTTATTCAGGGTCCGGTTAAGGGAGAAGGGGAATACCCTGGGCAGAATGCGTTTGACGACGCTGTGAAAAACGTAGGTGATATCCGCTACACCCACGCCATCTTCGGCCTCGTAGACCCAGAGGCCAACGAAggggatgatcatagagaagggGCGGCTTCCCAGGGGTACCATGGCGATTCCGACGGAGGCCATGGGGAGGAGACGGAAGGGGATTACCACCATGGTGGTGCCTCGTCCGAAGAGGAAGAGCACAGCGGGGCCAATCCACAGGGGCACGCCGCACCCGCGGGAGGGGGAGGCGCCTTCAGGACAGGCGAGGGATACGCAGTGGAAGAGGTTCAGAGCGATGAGGGAGCCGAGCAACCAAACCCATCCGGAGATTACGCAAGCGGCAGCGCCGTAGACGGTTTGGAGACCGATGGAGACTTCAACGAGGGGAAGACCGGAGACTTCATCGCTCCGAATGCTGTAGAGCAGCACCAGCCGCAACCCTCAGGACAGTCTTCCCAATCGGGAACTCAGCACGGTGGCGGAAATGACGTCCAGGTGGTGACCCACCCATTTCAGGACGGCATCCTCGGCGGGATAGGTGGTCATCATATCCAAGCCCCCCAAGGCATTCACCAGTACGACCCGACGCTCCCCCGTTGTCCATACGCCCACGGCGGCCCAGTTCTTCCCCACGCCGTCTCCGTATCGAACGTCATCCACTCGCTACCGTACGACGAAGGCCTCCAGACGAACCACCTTCAATTCATGATGCCGCCAAAATTGCAGCATCACGTGAAGCTCGGCTCCGTGCTTCCGATGCAGCAGTACGAGGTCCACGAGAACCAGGAAGAGAGCGAGAACAAGGAGACGGTGGTCGACGGGCAGGGCCGGCCGAATCGTATCCCGCAAGGTTACCGCGGAGGCGAACGACCCCTGTCGGACGCTAGTGCCGCATCCATTCCGCAGCACGGGTCAGCGGGGGTGGGTTTCGCCGAGGCTAACAAGGTGGTTGATGGCTTTCCTCCCAAGGAAGGCGGTGATGATTTCCTTCGACCGCCTCCTCTCCTCGTCACGGATCATTACGTGAAGGGAAGTGGGAATTTCAAAGGATTTTCGGATGGACGGAGAAAGAGGAGGCCGGTCGGTAGACCTAGTTCGCATTCCGGAATGCCTTACGCTGCCCTATTTAAGAGACCGCCCCCACTTATGATGAGGACGAGGCCAATGTTTAGGGGCCCGGTGAAGAGGGTTTCGTACTCATAG
- the LOC124158957 gene encoding uncharacterized protein LOC124158957 isoform X1 has translation MCCSTFLRRILLCVVVVTPGLLASDTEIQVAQSVLAHHDTPSAFHSTNDNPESVTTDDAVHTLEERGTSEGLPQTQMMERRMDHHEVTHGVGYSTHLNPQYYHGKNLGKYYDCALQGPWKPIHVNYPERAPSADGGGGAHSIIQHHHNHPPTNHHLHDQIPVLKNHGGNAFGTNYVEEWDQRLKEVLQGAPLRTHGGGGHRGVAIDVGHSHHHGGGPTFGSVTGGYKVAPGGFGGGDGGPFGVWEDLPEDHLTADIIHGHHKGAKGVKGVDSFLADFPYEFESSKLPEWINEQPYDGSASNDKPFGGFIQGPVKGEGEYPGQNAFDDAVKNVGDIRYTHAIFGLVDPEANEGDDHREGAASQGYHGDSDGGHGEETEGDYHHGGASSEEEEHSGANPQGHAAPAGGGGAFRTGEGYAVEEVQSDEGAEQPNPSGDYASGSAVDGLETDGDFNEGKTGDFIAPNAVEQHQPQPSGQSSQSGTQHGGGNDVQVVTHPFQDGILGGIGGHHIQAPQGIHQYDPTLPRCPYAHGGPVLPHAVSVSNVIHSLPYDEGLQTNHLQFMMPPKLQHHVKLGSVLPMQQYEVHENQEESENKETVVDGQGRPNRIPQGYRGGERPLSDASAASIPQHGSAGVGFAEANKVVDGFPPKEGGDDFLRPPPLLVTDHYVKGSGNFKGFSDGRRKRRPVGRPSSHSGMPYAALFKRPPPLMMRTRPMFRGPVKRVSYS, from the exons ATGTGTTGTTCAACTTTCCTCAGGAGGATTCTCCTCTGCGTGGTGGTCGTG acaccTGGCTTATTGGCATCGGATACTGAAATCCAAGTGGCACAGTCAGTGTTGGCACACCACGATACCCCATCGGCATTCCATTCAACAAATGA CAACCCTGAAAGTGTGACAACAGATGATGCGGTTCACACCCTCGAGGAGAGAGGTACTTCAGAAGGACTTCCGCAAACCCAAATGATGGAGAGGAGGATGGACCATCACGAGGTGACACATGGGGTAGGCTACAGC acaCACCTGAACCCACAGTATTACCATGGGAAGAACTTGGGAAAATATTACGATTGCGCTCTGCAAG GTCCGTGGAAACCAATCCATGTGAACTACCCGGAACGGGCTCCCTCAGCTGATGGTGGTGGAGGTGCTCACAGTATCATCCAACACCATCATAACCACCCACCTACTAACCACCATCTCCATGATCAAATTCCTGTGCTGAAAAACCACGGAGGAAATGCGTTCGGCACCAATTACGTGGAGGAGTGGGACCAGAGATTGAAAGAAGTCCTCCAAGGCGCCCCCCTGAGGACCCACGGTGGTGGTGGCCACAGGGGCGTCGCGATAGACGTTGGGCATTCTCATCATCACGGAGGAGGCCCAACGTTCGGGTCGGTCACTGGCGGCTACAAGGTGGCCCCTGGCGGCTTTGGCGGAGGTGACGGCGGTCCTTTTGGGGTTTGGGAGGACCTTCCTGAGGACCACCTCACGGCAGACATTATCCACGGTCACCACAAGGGTGCGAAAGGTGTAAAGGGTGTTGATTCCTTCCTAGCGGATTTCCCTTACGAATTCGAAAGTTCCAAATTGCCCGAATGGATCAATGAGCAGCCGTACGACGGATCCGCTAGCAACGACAAGCCATTCGGCGGCTTTATTCAGGGTCCGGTTAAGGGAGAAGGGGAATACCCTGGGCAGAATGCGTTTGACGACGCTGTGAAAAACGTAGGTGATATCCGCTACACCCACGCCATCTTCGGCCTCGTAGACCCAGAGGCCAACGAAggggatgatcatagagaagggGCGGCTTCCCAGGGGTACCATGGCGATTCCGACGGAGGCCATGGGGAGGAGACGGAAGGGGATTACCACCATGGTGGTGCCTCGTCCGAAGAGGAAGAGCACAGCGGGGCCAATCCACAGGGGCACGCCGCACCCGCGGGAGGGGGAGGCGCCTTCAGGACAGGCGAGGGATACGCAGTGGAAGAGGTTCAGAGCGATGAGGGAGCCGAGCAACCAAACCCATCCGGAGATTACGCAAGCGGCAGCGCCGTAGACGGTTTGGAGACCGATGGAGACTTCAACGAGGGGAAGACCGGAGACTTCATCGCTCCGAATGCTGTAGAGCAGCACCAGCCGCAACCCTCAGGACAGTCTTCCCAATCGGGAACTCAGCACGGTGGCGGAAATGACGTCCAGGTGGTGACCCACCCATTTCAGGACGGCATCCTCGGCGGGATAGGTGGTCATCATATCCAAGCCCCCCAAGGCATTCACCAGTACGACCCGACGCTCCCCCGTTGTCCATACGCCCACGGCGGCCCAGTTCTTCCCCACGCCGTCTCCGTATCGAACGTCATCCACTCGCTACCGTACGACGAAGGCCTCCAGACGAACCACCTTCAATTCATGATGCCGCCAAAATTGCAGCATCACGTGAAGCTCGGCTCCGTGCTTCCGATGCAGCAGTACGAGGTCCACGAGAACCAGGAAGAGAGCGAGAACAAGGAGACGGTGGTCGACGGGCAGGGCCGGCCGAATCGTATCCCGCAAGGTTACCGCGGAGGCGAACGACCCCTGTCGGACGCTAGTGCCGCATCCATTCCGCAGCACGGGTCAGCGGGGGTGGGTTTCGCCGAGGCTAACAAGGTGGTTGATGGCTTTCCTCCCAAGGAAGGCGGTGATGATTTCCTTCGACCGCCTCCTCTCCTCGTCACGGATCATTACGTGAAGGGAAGTGGGAATTTCAAAGGATTTTCGGATGGACGGAGAAAGAGGAGGCCGGTCGGTAGACCTAGTTCGCATTCCGGAATGCCTTACGCTGCCCTATTTAAGAGACCGCCCCCACTTATGATGAGGACGAGGCCAATGTTTAGGGGCCCGGTGAAGAGGGTTTCGTACTCATAG
- the LOC124158958 gene encoding fibrous sheath CABYR-binding protein-like: MAAKFLICKVILLVMVSSTLSRRIAKDVSELRGYHYEKPSKPFPLPTPVEVIPIVPEVPKEPLSPPLPEEPTHLPQEIAPPEEEQQHVEEIPEEPVVPQEPEEIPEPANPTEPEENPGVIVQEEPAHEAEVPAAETTEEVPLEVVPEETVEPAGDGSAPPQEEEHLPSQEVVPPEEEHPQTTLPPSEDTAESTSQHPEEYLPPVEEGSSHEDIHQLPENPDDNVVVHAEEYLPPDGSDQRPSTEYGTPIGKPCNVKSGRINCEIREPADHLEPAENNEYLPPVSP; encoded by the exons ATGGCTGCCAAGTTTCTGATTTGCAAG GTTATCCTCCTGGTCATGGTTTCGTCGACTCTGAGCAGAAGGATAGCCAAGGATGTATCGGAGCTGAGAGGGTACCACTACGAGAAACCATCAAAGCCATTCCCACTACCAACACCAGTGGAAGTGATACCGATCGTCCCAGAAGTTCCAAAGGAGCCCCTGAGTCCACCTCTGCCGGAGGAACCGACGCATCTCCCGCAAGAGATCGCTCCCCCCGAGGAGGAACAACAACACGTGGAGGAGATCCCAGAAGAACCAGTGGTGCCCCAGGAGCCGGAGGAGATCCCAGAGCCCGCAAACCCGACCGAACCGGAGGAGAACCCGGGAGTGATCGTGCAGGAAGAACCGGCGCACGAAGCTGAGGTGCCAGCGGCTGAGACGACAGAGGAAGTGCCCCTGGAGGTGGTGCCAGAGGAAACAGTAGAGCCCGCGGGCGACGGATCCGCCCCGCCCCAGGAAGAGGAACACCTACCGTCGCAGGAAGTGGTCCCGCCCGAGGAGGAACACCCGCAGACCACCCTTCCCCCTTCTGAGGATACCGCCGAGAGCACCAGCCAGCACCCAGAGGAATACCTGCCGCCCGTGGAGGAGGGAAGTTCTCACGAGGACATCCATCAGTTGCCCGAGAACCCTGACGATAACGTCGTGGTCCACGCGGAGGAATACCTGCCACCAGACGGTTCGGACCAGAGGCCATCAACGGAATACGGTACCCCGATCGGAAAGCCTTGCAACGTCAAGTCTGGAAGGATTAACTGCGAAATCAGGGAACCAGCGGATCACCTGGAGCCGGCGGAGAATAACGAGTACCTTCCTCCGGTTTCTCCCTGA